In one Mucilaginibacter sp. PAMB04168 genomic region, the following are encoded:
- a CDS encoding glycoside hydrolase family 2 TIM barrel-domain containing protein translates to MRRIALFSLLIFTCANISLAQDKAKKRLTPFTGTDYMRLVVDADYQTAGNNNFKVIIKAAAGGSILWQGAVKPQTVDNAGKKQLAFNITGLKPVLWTPNNPFLYNVTLEQYSAGKLKDQLNERAGFRSFERRGGNLFLNGKPIFLRGIAINPPGRGIPDKLEKSRAFALDYVRFMKSINVNIIRIPDAEEWFDVCDELGMMVFGGNYSGKVGTGEKVEDFEAVGDETDGGFPKDYDKGVAWYEHKKLGAIAHHPSLMVYAMTNETPFVGKRAEMWEKFLTYAFGKLKGWDETRVYIANAGYGYGKTGDICDLHRYWGWYYSSPYTFLNIRNNEAIIPFAKKGQPITFTECVGNYTGPDGRYNLTPWHKNPSSQLAWTGHEQQALQSQLADEHQKFTIRQATESFRQFRNINPDLSGVFPFTILFYNWDSIEKFADMKPKPATEQVKISYQPVLLSWECYTPNVYAGATVKTIAHIINDDNDFSDIKNATLIYELKDKTHTVVLKDSVKLKDLPYYAEQSLSLNIKLPEKLTTGDYELVGKVMSGAETISKNTYKLFVADKLFTAVTTTPVLLYDKAGATKKAFDNLQIKYTEASSFNKSIEGQNVLVIGENSADKSLSDNAVGIKKFISNGGRVISLRQDSVHMAMLNALLVNPVGNTNTNIDNPVYPVSNKSPRNGYYVNPERPDHPIFAGITRANLRVWSDYSDWDATQKGFPANRPVTDGFTFENSDDILNTAILANFGSGLRGVTLAEQYSGKGSIMICGLDLAKHVSVDPVASRLLLNMVSYAGSPVGHEVYQLITSPIIWGEYQTEKGVVTDIYSGFLVNSTPRLPESFTKGVSVTPEGYQLAGGSRSGFNSRPGIQYVANGRRPFGPYVHSFGGQPQISDKNSVVGIGKFWCRIPTGQNNVTSVVWNPGKEPLEIKVKVNALAEVSRTIKAGEKLALDCPVDKNEVNITYTGDRRLVVLETAFSKK, encoded by the coding sequence ATGAGAAGAATTGCGCTATTTAGCCTGCTTATTTTTACCTGTGCAAACATTTCACTTGCTCAGGATAAAGCCAAAAAGCGGCTTACGCCATTTACAGGTACAGATTACATGCGTCTTGTGGTGGATGCCGACTACCAAACGGCCGGCAACAATAACTTTAAAGTGATAATTAAAGCTGCGGCTGGCGGTAGTATTTTATGGCAAGGAGCTGTAAAGCCACAAACGGTTGATAATGCAGGTAAAAAGCAATTAGCTTTTAACATAACCGGCCTTAAACCGGTTCTTTGGACGCCCAACAATCCCTTTTTATACAATGTAACTTTAGAGCAGTACAGTGCAGGGAAACTGAAAGACCAGCTCAATGAGCGCGCTGGATTTCGGTCATTTGAGCGGCGTGGAGGTAACCTGTTTCTCAACGGCAAACCTATTTTTCTTCGCGGCATAGCCATTAATCCTCCCGGCCGCGGTATACCCGACAAGCTGGAGAAAAGCCGGGCTTTTGCCTTGGATTATGTTAGGTTTATGAAAAGTATCAACGTAAATATTATTCGTATACCTGATGCTGAAGAGTGGTTTGACGTATGCGACGAATTAGGCATGATGGTTTTTGGCGGTAACTACAGCGGAAAGGTTGGTACAGGCGAAAAGGTGGAAGATTTTGAGGCCGTTGGCGACGAAACTGATGGTGGGTTTCCAAAAGATTACGATAAAGGGGTTGCCTGGTACGAGCACAAAAAGCTGGGAGCCATTGCCCATCACCCAAGCCTTATGGTGTATGCTATGACCAATGAAACACCTTTTGTAGGTAAGCGTGCTGAGATGTGGGAAAAGTTCCTGACCTATGCATTTGGAAAGCTTAAAGGTTGGGATGAGACCCGCGTTTACATTGCCAACGCGGGCTATGGTTATGGAAAAACTGGCGACATTTGCGACCTTCACCGTTATTGGGGCTGGTATTATAGTTCGCCGTATACATTTCTTAATATCAGAAACAATGAAGCCATAATTCCTTTCGCAAAGAAAGGCCAGCCTATAACGTTTACAGAATGCGTGGGCAATTATACCGGCCCTGATGGCCGTTATAATTTAACGCCTTGGCACAAAAATCCTTCATCGCAACTGGCCTGGACCGGGCACGAACAACAGGCTCTGCAATCCCAACTGGCCGATGAGCACCAGAAATTCACCATTCGGCAGGCAACAGAATCATTCAGGCAGTTCCGTAATATCAATCCCGACCTGAGCGGTGTGTTTCCGTTTACCATACTCTTTTATAATTGGGATAGTATCGAAAAGTTTGCAGACATGAAACCAAAACCGGCAACAGAGCAAGTTAAAATATCCTATCAGCCTGTGCTGTTAAGCTGGGAATGCTACACACCTAACGTTTACGCAGGGGCAACAGTAAAGACCATTGCTCATATTATTAACGATGATAATGATTTTAGTGACATTAAAAATGCAACCTTGATATATGAGCTTAAAGACAAAACTCATACTGTGGTACTGAAAGACAGTGTAAAGCTCAAAGATCTGCCGTATTACGCTGAACAAAGCTTAAGCCTCAATATTAAATTGCCCGAAAAATTAACTACAGGTGATTACGAATTGGTAGGTAAAGTGATGTCAGGTGCCGAAACCATTTCAAAGAATACCTATAAGCTATTTGTTGCTGACAAACTTTTTACAGCCGTTACAACCACACCTGTCTTATTGTATGATAAAGCAGGCGCAACTAAAAAGGCATTTGATAATCTGCAAATAAAGTACACTGAAGCCTCTTCTTTTAATAAATCTATTGAAGGACAAAACGTGCTGGTTATTGGTGAAAATTCGGCCGATAAAAGCTTATCAGATAATGCTGTCGGTATTAAGAAATTTATTTCGAATGGGGGCAGGGTTATAAGTCTCCGTCAAGATAGCGTTCATATGGCAATGCTAAACGCATTATTGGTCAATCCAGTAGGTAACACCAATACCAATATTGACAACCCAGTTTATCCGGTAAGCAATAAATCACCCCGTAACGGCTATTATGTAAATCCCGAGCGTCCGGACCATCCAATTTTTGCCGGAATAACTCGAGCTAACTTACGAGTGTGGAGCGATTATTCTGATTGGGATGCTACCCAAAAAGGTTTTCCAGCCAACAGGCCGGTAACAGATGGCTTTACGTTTGAAAACAGCGACGATATATTGAACACGGCTATTTTGGCAAATTTTGGTTCTGGATTACGAGGCGTGACCTTAGCCGAGCAGTATTCTGGAAAAGGCAGTATTATGATATGTGGCCTGGACCTGGCTAAGCATGTAAGTGTTGATCCGGTGGCATCCAGACTACTGCTTAATATGGTAAGCTATGCCGGTTCTCCAGTCGGTCATGAGGTTTACCAACTCATCACCAGCCCAATCATTTGGGGCGAGTATCAAACCGAAAAAGGCGTAGTAACCGATATTTATAGCGGGTTTCTGGTTAATTCAACCCCTCGTTTGCCCGAATCATTTACTAAAGGCGTAAGTGTTACTCCCGAGGGGTATCAGTTAGCTGGCGGCAGCCGCTCTGGCTTCAATTCTCGCCCTGGTATACAATATGTTGCCAACGGTCGCAGGCCTTTCGGTCCGTACGTACACAGCTTTGGTGGCCAACCTCAAATTAGCGATAAAAATTCGGTTGTTGGCATTGGTAAATTTTGGTGCCGCATACCCACAGGGCAAAATAATGTAACGTCTGTTGTCTGGAATCCGGGCAAAGAGCCACTTGAAATAAAGGTTAAGGTGAATGCGCTCGCCGAAGTTAGCCGTACCATAAAAGCAGGAGAGAAGCTGGCTTTAGATTGCCCGGTAGACAAAAATGAGGTCAATATAACCTACACCGGCGACAGGCGATTAGTAGTACTCGAAACAGCTTTTAGTAAAAAATAA
- a CDS encoding DUF2264 domain-containing protein: MKFKRMLIIALLSVPTLVNAQKINPANGLGEREYFVKTLTRIADPVLVALSKNELKKTMPVEAKVAKDRVYSTYLEAFGRLIAGMAPWLELGPDETPEGTLRKKYIDIAVQCIKNSTNPQAPDFMNFNQGRQPLVDAAFFSQALLRAPKQLWGNLDEITKKNVINALRSSRVISPSYSNWLMFSATIEAALQKFDNSGDKMRIDYALRQHLLWYKGDGAYGDGPNFHWDYYNSFVIQPMLLEVTKELKDANLDTKKYYELMLERSRRYAEVQERLISPEGTYPPIGRSLAYRFGAFQLLSKIALMKELPEHVTPQQVRSALYAVVKRQIEMPETFDKNGWLQIGLAGHQPEVGENYISTGSLYLCSEAFLVLGLPVNDSFWQLPYADWTAKKAWKGEKIQIDHAIVDKEN, encoded by the coding sequence ATGAAGTTCAAAAGAATGCTAATTATAGCGCTGTTATCCGTTCCCACACTGGTTAACGCACAAAAAATAAATCCGGCCAATGGGTTGGGCGAACGCGAATACTTTGTAAAAACTTTAACCCGCATTGCCGACCCTGTTCTGGTTGCCCTGAGTAAGAATGAGCTTAAAAAGACGATGCCGGTTGAAGCGAAGGTAGCCAAAGACCGTGTGTACAGCACATATCTGGAAGCCTTTGGCCGTTTAATTGCCGGTATGGCGCCGTGGCTTGAGCTTGGCCCTGATGAAACGCCTGAGGGTACGCTGCGCAAAAAGTACATCGATATTGCGGTGCAGTGCATCAAAAATTCGACAAACCCTCAGGCCCCCGACTTTATGAACTTTAATCAAGGCAGGCAGCCCTTGGTAGATGCCGCTTTTTTTTCTCAGGCGTTATTACGCGCACCAAAACAACTGTGGGGAAATTTGGATGAGATCACTAAAAAGAATGTAATCAACGCTTTAAGATCCAGCCGTGTAATTTCACCATCTTATTCAAACTGGTTAATGTTTAGTGCTACTATAGAGGCAGCTTTGCAGAAATTTGATAACTCAGGCGATAAAATGCGTATTGATTATGCCTTAAGGCAACATTTGCTTTGGTACAAGGGAGATGGTGCTTATGGCGATGGGCCTAACTTTCACTGGGACTATTACAACAGCTTTGTAATACAGCCCATGCTCCTCGAAGTTACAAAAGAGCTGAAAGATGCCAATCTGGATACTAAAAAGTATTACGAATTAATGCTCGAGCGGTCTCGGCGATACGCTGAGGTTCAGGAGCGGCTAATATCTCCGGAAGGCACTTACCCGCCTATTGGAAGGTCACTGGCTTATCGCTTCGGGGCTTTTCAACTGCTTTCCAAAATAGCCCTCATGAAAGAATTGCCTGAACACGTAACGCCGCAACAAGTTAGGTCGGCCTTGTATGCAGTTGTTAAGCGGCAAATCGAAATGCCTGAAACTTTCGATAAGAATGGCTGGCTGCAAATAGGTCTCGCCGGGCATCAGCCCGAGGTAGGGGAGAATTACATATCCACAGGAAGTTTATACTTATGCTCGGAGGCATTCTTAGTATTAGGTTTACCAGTGAATGATAGCTTTTGGCAATTGCCATATGCCGATTGGACAGCAAAAAAAGCGTGGAAAGGTGAAAAGATTCAAATTGATCACGCCATTGTAGATAAAGAGAACTAA
- a CDS encoding glycoside hydrolase family 88 protein has product MKLKILITAAIAACSFHLQAQTVALKPKADLVKLINKNLKDANAQYKVLMTNVPKDSLPETFQNNRSKSTSAKNWVSGFYPGTLFYLYKGTKEPAMYTAGLEKLPVMEPMKTIDSHDIGFMMYCSFGNANQIKPSAAYKDVLLTSAQSLSKRFNPKVGCTMSWSSKPGEFRVIIDNMMNLELLMWATKVSGDSSYAKIAISHANTTMKNHFRPDYSSYHLVNYNPETGGINKKQTVQGYADSSAWARGQGWGLYGFTMMYRETKDKKYLNQAKNIANFILSHRNLPADKVPYWDFNAPDIPNAYRDASAGAIYASALIELAGYVDAVNAKKYINVAETIIRTLSSDKFKAAPGENGGFILKHSVGHLPKGAMIDVPLTYADYYFVEAMLRYKNLGKK; this is encoded by the coding sequence ATGAAACTAAAAATATTAATTACTGCTGCTATTGCGGCTTGTAGCTTTCACTTGCAGGCACAAACGGTTGCCTTAAAACCAAAAGCCGACCTGGTGAAGCTCATCAATAAAAATTTAAAAGATGCCAACGCCCAGTACAAAGTGTTGATGACAAACGTGCCAAAGGACAGCCTTCCAGAAACATTTCAAAACAATAGGTCTAAAAGCACTTCGGCCAAAAACTGGGTAAGCGGCTTTTACCCTGGTACTTTGTTCTATTTGTACAAAGGCACCAAGGAGCCGGCTATGTATACTGCCGGGTTGGAAAAGCTTCCGGTTATGGAGCCTATGAAAACCATCGATTCGCATGATATTGGCTTTATGATGTATTGCAGCTTTGGCAATGCTAACCAGATTAAGCCAAGCGCGGCGTATAAAGACGTATTGCTCACCAGTGCTCAAAGTTTGTCTAAACGCTTCAATCCAAAAGTAGGATGCACCATGTCATGGAGTTCGAAACCTGGTGAGTTTAGAGTGATTATTGACAACATGATGAACCTGGAGTTATTGATGTGGGCAACCAAAGTAAGCGGCGATTCATCGTATGCTAAAATAGCAATAAGCCATGCTAATACAACTATGAAAAATCATTTTCGGCCCGATTACAGTTCGTATCACCTGGTTAATTACAACCCCGAAACAGGCGGTATAAACAAAAAGCAAACTGTACAAGGCTATGCAGATAGCTCGGCATGGGCGCGCGGCCAGGGCTGGGGATTGTATGGGTTTACCATGATGTATCGGGAAACTAAGGATAAGAAGTATTTAAACCAGGCAAAAAATATAGCAAACTTTATACTAAGCCATCGCAATCTCCCCGCCGATAAGGTGCCGTATTGGGATTTTAACGCTCCCGATATTCCTAACGCCTATCGCGACGCATCGGCCGGAGCCATTTATGCTTCAGCTTTAATTGAGCTGGCCGGATATGTTGACGCTGTTAACGCCAAAAAGTATATCAACGTGGCCGAAACGATTATCCGTACGCTTTCGAGCGATAAATTTAAAGCGGCACCGGGCGAAAACGGAGGGTTTATACTAAAGCATAGTGTTGGTCATTTGCCTAAAGGCGCCATGATTGATGTGCCTTTAACCTATGCCGATTATTATTTTGTAGAAGCCATGCTGAGATACAAAAACTTAGGTAAGAAATGA
- a CDS encoding glycoside hydrolase, which produces MIKVILNKKAGLCYTFLLFLNIAVSQPLQKRYIKADMNRLAGNTSTVFNECIGAGRANEGLRADWQQQLARVQKDIQFKYIRFHGLLHDDMRVYAEDKTGKVIYNWQYIDKLFDYLLSINIRPFVEFGFMPADLASGTKTIFWWKANVSKPKDYAKWDALIAGLVKHWQERYGEAEVKKWYFEVWNEPDLRGFFDGTQADYFELYAHTAKAVKSISPVYRVGGPATSATKWIAEFLTFCDANQLPVDFISTHDYGTTSVLDEMGTKKQQLKSMRDTIARDVQRIRDLIRQSAYKKAELHFTEWNTSPSSRDPIHDTYQNAAYILHVLKKASGYANSMSYWTFTDIFEEAGPGQTPFHGGFGLINLQNIAKPSYYAYKFMSQLGPSELQNDDQSSYLCKSSQGLQILLWDYTHPATGYSFNQDYFNKEQPSAVKQSVTIKVNNVKNGKYKLEIYKVGYQQNDPYTSYLEMGRPAQLSRNDVLQLSKKAAGLPVQQATVNITNGRFDHQLNVRHNDIIFIKLLKTQ; this is translated from the coding sequence ATGATTAAAGTAATCTTAAATAAAAAAGCAGGACTATGTTATACATTCCTGCTTTTTTTGAATATAGCTGTGTCGCAACCGCTTCAGAAACGCTATATAAAAGCAGATATGAACCGCTTGGCAGGGAATACCAGCACGGTATTCAATGAGTGCATAGGTGCCGGCAGGGCAAATGAAGGCTTGCGCGCCGATTGGCAACAACAGCTAGCCAGGGTGCAAAAAGACATTCAGTTTAAATATATCCGTTTTCACGGATTATTGCACGATGATATGCGCGTTTATGCAGAGGACAAAACAGGGAAGGTTATCTATAACTGGCAATACATTGACAAGCTGTTTGATTATTTGCTGAGCATAAACATAAGACCTTTTGTAGAGTTTGGCTTTATGCCTGCTGATCTGGCATCGGGCACAAAAACTATATTTTGGTGGAAAGCTAACGTAAGTAAACCTAAAGACTACGCCAAGTGGGATGCGCTTATTGCCGGTCTGGTTAAACACTGGCAAGAACGCTATGGCGAGGCGGAAGTAAAAAAATGGTATTTCGAAGTTTGGAACGAGCCTGATTTACGGGGCTTTTTTGATGGAACGCAGGCAGACTATTTTGAACTTTACGCGCACACGGCTAAAGCAGTCAAAAGTATATCTCCAGTATATCGTGTGGGCGGCCCTGCTACATCTGCAACAAAATGGATTGCCGAATTTTTAACCTTTTGTGATGCCAATCAACTTCCTGTTGATTTTATATCAACACACGACTATGGCACTACATCTGTATTGGATGAAATGGGTACCAAAAAGCAACAGCTTAAAAGTATGCGCGATACCATCGCCAGAGATGTGCAACGCATCCGGGACTTGATTCGGCAATCGGCCTATAAAAAAGCTGAGCTGCATTTTACGGAATGGAACACCTCGCCATCATCGCGCGATCCTATACACGATACTTATCAGAATGCTGCATACATTTTGCATGTGCTCAAAAAAGCATCAGGCTACGCCAATTCTATGTCATACTGGACATTTACCGATATTTTTGAGGAAGCCGGTCCAGGTCAAACACCGTTTCACGGCGGCTTCGGATTAATAAATCTGCAGAATATTGCTAAGCCATCTTATTACGCATACAAGTTTATGAGCCAACTGGGGCCTTCCGAACTTCAAAATGATGATCAGAGTTCATACTTGTGCAAATCATCACAAGGGTTGCAAATTTTGCTTTGGGATTACACACATCCGGCAACAGGTTACAGTTTTAATCAGGATTACTTTAACAAAGAACAGCCTTCGGCAGTAAAGCAAAGCGTTACCATAAAGGTAAACAATGTTAAAAATGGCAAATATAAACTTGAAATTTACAAAGTAGGCTACCAACAAAACGACCCTTACACAAGCTACCTCGAAATGGGTAGGCCGGCGCAATTAAGCCGCAACGATGTGTTACAATTAAGCAAAAAGGCGGCAGGCTTACCGGTACAACAGGCTACTGTTAACATAACTAACGGCAGGTTCGATCATCAACTGAATGTAAGGCATAATGATATCATCTTTATAAAACTGCTTAAAACACAATAA
- a CDS encoding SusC/RagA family TonB-linked outer membrane protein, whose translation MRNYYLYKKIVRLLFLLILTSEAGTVFSQNKTDTAFSKRDSSLRQEKITLLNKSQQKSQLLQSTATVYTNQLITTPAPSFLQALPGRLSGLYTRQRSGVQDNDDPSSIIDFRIRGQNSLILIDGVPRNFSSIEPESIESITVLKDALSTVMYGQRSSNNIILVTTKRPVQTAFKLSATAQHGVQNQINLPKTVSAADYAILYNEARNNDGLAPTYTAADILAYRNGTDPIGHPDNNYKDLFLNKNAYLDRYNINIQNGNNIARFYVALDYQNEDGFLRTSDVNSYSTNNNTNRYIVRSNIGIDLSKTLNVSLNVFGRIQNATQPGTASTTSAIYSAISATPNNAYPIFNQNASLGGSTRYNQNLWGLLNNSGYTKGTTRDLSTDIEATQKLETWLPGLWIKGSISYNNTVDQTVNRSKTFAVYTLQNGANQTYNEVGTNGSQLNTFSFNSRRTYTYGKLSLGYDKIFNNHKVQALVLADQQSTTLDLQLPAIYTNFAGSVTYSFKDKYFAESALSYGGFNRFKPGSRFGLFYAMGLGWDIAKEDFLKNVKWVNTIKPRVSYGRTGNSNVGYYIYDQYYEYGGTTAVYYFGQTPTSARGYTELALANPSATWEKANKLNIGLDVSLFNNHLSLTSEYFNDTYFDLMQVRGTSTQIIGQTYPAENVGKNRYTGLENSVSWNGKKGAFGYFVSGNLSLLKNRVIYQDEVAQTYAYQRSTGLPVGQTFGYIADGFYQSQAEINVSPRVDGFTPVPGDLKYRDLNDDGVINQFDQTAIGTQKPLIFYGLTTGFNIKGFDLSVSVQGVANRDILLSGTQEYEFQTGGNGQIFQHQLNRWTPSNATNATYPRLSLAAQANNLNQRNSTFWIHSSAYLRLQNVDLGYTLPVSIANKMKLSSIRVFANGFNLYSFDSLDHNDPENNNSVFPLRRTFNAGLNVKF comes from the coding sequence ATGCGTAACTACTATTTATATAAAAAAATAGTGCGTTTGCTATTTTTACTGATTTTAACATCAGAGGCAGGTACTGTTTTTTCACAAAATAAAACTGATACGGCCTTTAGTAAGCGGGACAGTTCGTTAAGACAGGAGAAGATCACTTTGCTCAATAAAAGCCAGCAAAAATCGCAACTGCTCCAATCAACGGCTACTGTATACACCAACCAGTTGATCACAACGCCGGCACCTTCATTTTTGCAGGCCCTGCCAGGAAGACTTTCAGGGCTATACACCCGTCAGCGTAGCGGTGTTCAGGATAATGATGATCCCTCCTCAATAATCGACTTTAGGATAAGAGGGCAGAACTCACTTATATTAATAGATGGTGTTCCTCGCAACTTCTCATCAATAGAGCCCGAATCGATCGAGTCGATAACGGTATTAAAAGATGCATTATCAACTGTAATGTATGGGCAGAGATCATCAAATAATATCATCCTTGTAACTACCAAAAGACCGGTGCAAACCGCCTTCAAATTATCGGCAACTGCTCAGCATGGGGTTCAAAATCAAATCAACCTGCCCAAAACAGTTTCGGCCGCCGATTATGCCATATTGTATAACGAGGCCCGTAACAATGATGGACTGGCACCAACATACACCGCCGCCGACATACTGGCCTACAGGAACGGAACCGACCCCATAGGCCATCCCGATAATAATTATAAAGACTTGTTTTTAAATAAGAACGCATACCTGGACAGATACAACATTAACATACAGAACGGCAATAATATTGCTCGCTTTTATGTAGCGTTGGATTATCAAAACGAGGATGGATTTTTAAGAACATCAGACGTTAACTCATACAGTACTAATAATAACACTAACCGCTATATCGTTCGGTCTAACATCGGTATCGACCTGAGTAAAACCTTAAATGTTTCACTCAATGTTTTCGGCCGTATACAAAATGCAACTCAGCCTGGTACGGCAAGCACCACATCTGCCATATATAGCGCCATAAGTGCCACACCAAATAATGCTTATCCAATTTTCAATCAAAACGCATCGTTGGGAGGTAGCACCCGCTACAATCAAAATTTATGGGGGCTTTTAAATAATTCGGGTTATACTAAAGGCACCACCCGAGATCTTTCAACAGATATTGAGGCCACTCAAAAGCTTGAAACATGGCTGCCGGGTTTATGGATAAAAGGCAGTATATCTTACAACAATACTGTCGATCAGACCGTCAACCGGTCAAAAACTTTTGCGGTTTACACCTTGCAAAACGGGGCGAACCAAACATATAATGAGGTAGGCACTAACGGCAGTCAACTTAATACGTTTTCTTTCAATTCGCGCCGAACATACACTTATGGCAAATTAAGCTTGGGATACGATAAGATTTTTAACAATCACAAAGTCCAGGCGCTTGTATTAGCCGACCAGCAATCAACCACGCTCGATCTTCAGTTGCCTGCTATTTATACCAACTTTGCCGGCAGTGTAACCTACAGCTTTAAGGATAAATATTTTGCTGAATCTGCCTTAAGTTACGGGGGTTTTAACCGCTTTAAACCGGGCAGTCGCTTTGGGTTATTTTATGCAATGGGCTTGGGCTGGGATATAGCAAAAGAGGATTTTTTAAAGAATGTTAAATGGGTGAATACAATAAAACCCAGGGTAAGTTACGGCCGTACAGGTAATTCAAACGTGGGCTATTACATCTACGACCAGTACTACGAATATGGCGGCACAACTGCTGTTTACTACTTTGGCCAAACTCCTACCAGCGCCCGCGGATACACCGAGTTAGCGCTGGCTAATCCGAGTGCGACCTGGGAAAAAGCAAATAAGCTTAACATAGGTTTAGATGTGAGCTTATTTAACAACCATTTAAGCCTTACTTCGGAATATTTTAACGACACGTACTTTGATTTAATGCAGGTGCGCGGAACCTCTACGCAAATTATAGGGCAAACCTATCCGGCAGAAAATGTTGGCAAAAATCGTTATACAGGTTTGGAGAACAGCGTTTCATGGAACGGCAAGAAGGGGGCGTTCGGGTATTTTGTGAGCGGTAATTTGTCTTTGTTGAAAAACCGGGTAATTTATCAGGATGAGGTAGCGCAAACTTATGCTTATCAAAGATCCACAGGGTTGCCGGTTGGGCAAACATTTGGCTACATAGCCGATGGTTTTTACCAATCGCAGGCCGAAATTAATGTTAGTCCGCGTGTTGACGGGTTTACGCCTGTACCGGGCGACTTAAAGTACCGCGACTTAAACGATGATGGTGTCATTAATCAGTTTGACCAGACTGCAATTGGTACGCAAAAGCCTTTAATTTTTTACGGCTTAACCACCGGCTTTAACATTAAAGGTTTCGACTTGAGTGTGTCTGTTCAGGGTGTGGCTAACAGAGATATTCTGCTGTCGGGTACCCAGGAGTATGAATTTCAAACAGGCGGTAATGGCCAGATATTTCAGCATCAACTTAACCGTTGGACACCATCTAACGCTACTAATGCCACTTATCCGAGGCTATCACTTGCGGCGCAGGCAAATAATTTAAATCAACGTAATTCAACATTCTGGATTCACTCGTCAGCGTACCTGCGGTTGCAAAATGTTGATTTAGGCTATACGTTGCCGGTATCAATTGCCAATAAAATGAAATTAAGCAGTATACGTGTTTTTGCCAATGGCTTTAACCTTTACTCGTTTGATTCGCTCGATCATAATGATCCGGAAAACAACAACTCGGTTTTTCCACTTCGCAGAACTTTTAACGCCGGCCTGAATGTCAAATTCTAA